A region from the Planctomycetaceae bacterium genome encodes:
- a CDS encoding HNH endonuclease signature motif containing protein, with the protein MDASITRQVRERANNCCEYCRMPQAYHVRTFAVDHVIARQHQGETQLGNLALACLRCNSHKGPNIAGLSPDSGELTPLFHPRTDDWDAHFHWNGPYIVGRTAIGRTTIELLTMNHPDYVALRKSLIEEGVFPPT; encoded by the coding sequence ATGGACGCTTCTATCACCAGACAGGTTCGCGAGCGGGCGAACAACTGCTGCGAGTACTGCCGGATGCCGCAGGCTTATCATGTGCGGACGTTCGCCGTCGACCACGTCATTGCCCGCCAGCATCAGGGGGAAACACAACTCGGGAACCTGGCACTGGCCTGCCTGCGATGCAACAGTCATAAGGGGCCAAACATCGCGGGACTTTCGCCGGACAGTGGTGAGCTGACGCCACTGTTTCATCCGCGTACCGATGACTGGGACGCTCATTTCCACTGGAATGGTCCATACATCGTAGGCAGAACGGCCATCGGTCGGACCACGATCGAACTGCTGACGATGAATCATCCGGACTACGTGGCACTTCGGAAGTCGCTGATTGAAGAAGGCGTGTTCCCTCCGACCTGA